From the genome of Gemmatimonadota bacterium:
CAAAAGTGACATCACCGCGCTGGCTCAGCAAATAACCCATAGCACCGCTTTCAAAACGCACGTGAATACTATTGAGGGAAATCATGAGATCGCCCGCTTGCTTGCGAAAACTGGGACGGTCAAAAAATGCCTGCACATGGGTGATATTGCCGCAAAAATCGCGCATCACGCTGAAAGGATGCGTGAGAAAAGCCTTGACGTGAAAATAGGGATGTCCCCACGACTTCGGCCCTTTGCCTGGTCTATAAGTCGCTTCACCACCTGCAAAACCCATCTTGTGAATACAGTAAATTTGTTCGCCCACTTTGCCTTCTGCGATATATTCCCGCGCCTTGTCCGCCGGTTGAGAAAAATAATGGTTGAGATTGCAGCCGAGGTACAAATTTTGTTCTGCGGCATAAGCGACCATATCGCGGGCTTCATCAATATCGTTGGACAGGGGTTTTTCACACAGAACGTGTTTGCCAGCGGCGAGAGCCTCCATCGTCGGTTCATAGTGCCAACTGCCATTCTCATTTCCTCCGGTCGTGACATCGACAATATCCAGATCCTCGTTCTCCAACATATCTTTGAGACTATAATAAGCTTTAACACCGTGTCTTTCCGCAGCCTTATCCGCGGACTCTTTGACAACATCGCACACCGCAACGAGATCTGCAAGATCGTCTTCTGCATGACAGCCTGCATGCCGATTGCCAATACCACCCATACCAACAACGCCAACTTTAAGTGCCATAAGAATATCTCCAAAAAATAAAAGGATTCACAATAAAGTGCAATCACGCATCGCGCGATCACAGTCTCTGGCGCTCGAACTGTTCGAGCATTTCATCCAGTCCGGACAACGGCACCACCTCACCATCTCGTCGAGATTGCCGATCTGTACCTCCATAGACGACTACTTTGCCGGAAATTTGCGGCAGTACCTTTGCAATCCGGTTGAGCGCGTTAAAATAGTCAGAGGCAATCGTGGCAC
Proteins encoded in this window:
- a CDS encoding Gfo/Idh/MocA family oxidoreductase, encoding MALKVGVVGMGGIGNRHAGCHAEDDLADLVAVCDVVKESADKAAERHGVKAYYSLKDMLENEDLDIVDVTTGGNENGSWHYEPTMEALAAGKHVLCEKPLSNDIDEARDMVAYAAEQNLYLGCNLNHYFSQPADKAREYIAEGKVGEQIYCIHKMGFAGGEATYRPGKGPKSWGHPYFHVKAFLTHPFSVMRDFCGNITHVQAFFDRPSFRKQAGDLMISLNSIHVRFESGAMGYLLSQRGDVTFGLGGWWSVEVAGTLGTFCIENCVEKITFWPAPGTAPMPENMSHGAAPDPIVDDTGITDFGSTFPNRIHAFLEDVTNGVPREELRASGHDALAALEYTWAAIESYENGGVLVTPNPLPLLKRDPMT